One genomic segment of Myxocyprinus asiaticus isolate MX2 ecotype Aquarium Trade chromosome 14, UBuf_Myxa_2, whole genome shotgun sequence includes these proteins:
- the LOC127451367 gene encoding ADP-ribosylation factor-like protein 6-interacting protein 1, with protein sequence MSEGDNKSANLLAQETSQLEEHLQGWGEIILAGDQFLRWERPWYPGVVVGTTTILFTLIYYLDPSVLTGLSCTVMILCLADYLVPTLAPRVFGSNKWTTEQQQRFHEICGNLVKTQRRVLGWWKRLFALKEEKPKMYFLSVISSLVAVAWIGQQVHNLFLTYLIVSFLLLLPGLNQHGIITKYAGMVKREINKLLKQKEKKNE encoded by the exons ATGTCTGAGGGCGACAACAAAAGCGCAAATCTTTTG GCTCAAGAAACGAGTCAGCTGGAAGAACACTTGCAAGGATGGGGAGAGATCATCCTGGCTGGAGATCAGTTTCTGCGGTGGGAGAGGCCATGGTACCCTGGAGTAGTAGTGGGCACCACCACAATCCTCTTCAC GCTGATCTACTACTTGGACCCTTCTGTTCTTACTGGTCTATCCTGCACTGTAATGATTCTGTGTCTGGCTGATTACCTGGTGCCCACTCTTGCCCCTCGTGTCTTTGGTTCCAACAAATG GACCACAGAACAGCAGCAGCGTTTCCATGAGATCTGTGGTAACCTTGTAAAGACCCAGCGCCGTGTGCTCGGCTGGTGGAAACGTCTGTTTGCCCTGAAGGAAGAAAAGCCAAAAATG TATTTCCTCTCTGTGATCAGCAGTCTTGTGGCTGTGGCCTGGATTGGACAACAAGTCCACAACCTCTTCCTCACCTACCTGATTG TGAGCTTCCTTCTGCTTCTGCCTGGACTAAACCAACATGGCATCATTACCAAATATGCTGGCATGGTAAAACGAGAGATCAACAAGCTTCTCAAACAGAAGGAGAAGAAGAATGAGTAA